In a single window of the Orcinus orca chromosome 9, mOrcOrc1.1, whole genome shotgun sequence genome:
- the LOC101282535 gene encoding alcohol dehydrogenase class-3-like yields MASQVIKCKAAVAWEARKPLSIEEIEVAPPKAHEVRIKIIATAVCHTDAYTLSRADPEGSFPVILGHEGVGIVESVGEGVTKLKAGDTVIPLYIPQCGECKFCLNPKTNFCQKVRVTQGKGFMPDGTSRFTCKGKTILHYTGTSTFSEYTVVADISVAKIDPLAPLDKVCLLGCGISTGYGAAVNTAQVEPGSTCAVFGLGGVGLAVIMGCKVAGASRIIGVDINKDKFTRAKEFGASEYTNPQDFSKPIQEVLVEMTDGGVDCSFECIGNLKVMRAALEACHKGWGVSVVVGVAASGEEVTTRPFLLVTGCTWKGTAFGGWKSVERVPKLVSEYMSKKIKIDEFVTHNLPFDQINEAFELMHAGKSIRTVVKL; encoded by the coding sequence ATGGCGAGCCAGGTCATCAAATGCAAGGCTGCAGTTGCCTGGGAGGCTAGAAAGCCTCTCTCCATAGAGGAGATAGAGGTGGCACCCCCAAAGGCTCATGAAGTTCGAATTAAGATTATTGCCACTGCAGTTTGCCACACGGACGCCTATACCCTGAGTAGGGCTGATCCTGAAGGGAGTTTTCCAGTGATCTTGGGACATGAAGGTGTGGGAATTGTGGAAAGTGTTGGTGAAGGAGTTACTAAGCTGAAGGCAGGTGATACTGTCATCCCACTTTACATCCCACAGTGTGGAGAGTGCAAATTCTGTCTAAATCCTAAAACGAACTTTTGCCAGAAGGTAAGAGTCACTCAAGGGAAAGGATTTATGCCAGATGGCACTAGCAGATTTACTTGTAAAGGAAAGACAATTTTACATTACACGGGAACCAGCACATTTTCTGAATACACAGTTGTGGCTGATATCTCTGTTGCTAAAATTGATCCTTTAGCCCCTTTGGATAAAGTCTGCCTTCTGGGTTGTGGCATTTCAACTGGTtatggtgctgctgtgaacactgccCAGGTGGAGCCTGGCTCTACTTGTGCCGTCTTTGGCCTGGGAGGAGTTGGATTGGCAGTTATCATGGGCTGTAAGGTGGCTGGTGCATCCCGGATCATTGGTGTGGACATCAATAAAGATAAATTCACAAGGGCTAAGGAGTTCGGGGCCTCTGAGTATACTAACCCCCAGGACTTCAGTAAACCTATCCAGGAAGTGCTCGTTGAGATGACTGATGGGGGAGTGGACTGTTCCTTTGAGTGTATTGGTAACCTGAAAGTCATGAGAGCAGCGCTGGAGGCCTGCCACAAAGGCTGGGGTGTCAGCGTGGTGGTTGGAGTAGCTGCCTCAGGTGAAGAAGTTACCACTCGTCCATTCCTGCTGGTAACAGGCTGCACGTGGAAAGGCACTGCCTTTGGAGGATGGAAGAGTGTAGAACGCGTCCCAAAGTTGGTGTCCGAATATAtgtccaaaaaaataaagattgatGAATTTGTGACTCACAATTTGCCTTTTGACCAAATTAACGAAGCCTTTGAACTGATGCATGCAGGAAAGAGCATCCGAACTGTTGTAAAGCtttaa